The genomic stretch ATCAATTACAATAAAATCAAAAAAATCTTTTGGGTATTGACCAAAGTTGAAGGATTTGTCATCATACTTTGCTTCGGGTTCAGCCGCCATGCCAAGCGTTTCATCATCCTGTTCTTTGTCTTCGCCATTTTGAGCGGAGGTCATAAACGTTTGGAAAATGGTAAAAAAGATGCTACCGTTTTTGGGAACCTTTCCTTTCTTCTTTATTTCCTTAGGGCTTATACGCACCTTTATGTTTTCGTCAATTGTATCAAAGGCATTGAATGCGTTAAATGCCTGATCGGCCAAAATATTTCTATCAGCTAAAAAGAGAATGCGCGGTTTGCGCTGTCCGTCTCTTTTGAGGTTCCACGAAGCATGAAACAGTTTCCATGCAATTTGAAAGGACACGGCCGTTTTTCCGGTGCCCGTTGCTAAGGTCAAAAGTATTCTGTCTTTTTTGGTTGCAATAGCTTCCAGCACCTTAGTAATGGCATTGTCTTGATAATAGCGAGGCTGCCATGTGCCACTTCTATCTTCGTAGGGAATGGCAAATAAACGCTCGGTCCAATTGGCTATTTCTACCTTGTATTCTTCTTTGGGTGTAGGGAAGGTCATTTCCCAAAGTTCATCAGGGGTAGGGAAGGTGCTAACATCTCCTTCACTGCCTTGCTCCATATCTACACCATATATTTTGAGGCCGTTGGTAGCATAGGTGTAACGAATTTTCAACCGCTCAGCATAATCTTTTGCTTGCCCTACACCATCGGTATAGTATATGTCCCTGGCCTTGGCTTCTACTATGCCAATTCTTCGATTTTTGTATTCAAGTACATAATCCGCTTTTAAGGGCTGAGCTCTGCGGCTTTGGCCAATAAGCCGGCCTTGTGTAATAGGAAACTCCAAACGCAAACGACTACCTTCAACGGTACCCCAGCCTGCGGCTCTTAGGGCGGGTTCTATTAAATCATGTTTGGTTTGGGCTTCGTTCATCGTTGTTTTAGTTGAAAATCAAATAACCATCAAAAAGGAATGTACAGGTTATCAGTGCTTTTGCATAGTTATTAATATTTTTTGTCAAATGACCATCAAATAAGGCCCTTGTTAAAATCGAAACTGAACGCGAATTCTCTTCAAATACATTTTCAAGGATTTTATGTCACTTTGAGTTTGGTTCATTTTTACTTGTGACACATCAGTTGTGTTGCTTAGCTAGGGGTAAATGTTACTTGTTTTAGGTAAGTAGCTGAAAAACAATGGTTAATCCTTGATTGTTTTGTGTTGCTTAAGCAAGGTTTAATGTCACTTGAAGAAGTCTTTTTTGGGTCTGTTGCACTCTTTTCATTTATAAATCAAAACACAATCAAGAAATAATAAGAAGTGAAGGGGGTTGTTTTTCAGTTGGTTGCATTCTTTTTAGTTCTTGTTTCTTAATCGGAATCAAAACCCAATCAAGAGATATCGCTTACGCCCAAATAGGTTCATAGCCACCTCGTGGATGCTCAGGGTCTGCTGCCTTTATTAGCTTGTTATCTAAAGCTTTCTTAATCACAGCAGATGCTTGAGCAGCATTGTGTTTTTCAATTCCAAATCGTTCGCATAGTGTTGAGTTTTTCATTTTTGCTCCTTCAAGATATTTCATAATGGAGTGTTGGTAGCAAGCTCGTGTTCGTTCAGAAACGGTCATGTCTGCAAATGTGCGAGGTGCAAACAAAATTACCCGCATAGAATGATCCATTTCCTGAAATTTTGGAGGAGGTAGTTGATTTACCTCCACACTCATGATTACTTTGTCCAGGCCGGTTCCTTGTTCTTCACACATGCCCATTCTTCGCATAAGAGAGGCCAATGCCTCGTTTCTTGAACGGGGCGGCAAGTCGATCATTCTATCGGTTTGAACCAAAGATTTACCCGGGTTGGTAATTTCCAGACGTGTGTCAAAAAGTTCTACCAAAGGGCCAGTTCCGCTTATAGTCATGTCTTGATGTATCAGAGCGTTGGCTATGGTTTCGCGAATGGCTATTTCTGGAAACAATAGTTGCTGGTTTCTTTGAGTACTACCTATATGTTCGTTTACAGGCAACAAGTTATTTATGTACGAAACAATTCCCGAAAAGGCATTTGCATAACCTTTCTTCCCGTCTATCCGTTGTTTTACCGTTGATGCTCTATTGTCTCCATCATAGGCTACAAACCGAATCCCTTTGCGAGAATGAGCTGAGCCAAAATCTTCCAGATTTTCAGCAAACAATATGGCGCCAAGATTGGTAATGTTCCAGTGTCCGCCCACATCTTTATTAATGATAGCATCTGCTGCCAGACGCTCTAAAATACCAGACCTGTTTTCTGGGAGGTTTTGTTTAGTAAGCTTAAAGTAAGAGGGATAGTCGATAAGTTTTACCACTTCATCTGCGGTAACAAATGATTTTGCTACTGCTTTTTCCCAATTGTAGGAACGCAGACTATTTATAAGTTTTTGATAATGCTCAGGGTAATCGGATAGGCGTGGTGTAGCGCTTCCAATTCGCAAATAGGCTGTTCTCTCAAACTCTACAGGTGTGGTATGTGTGGCCGGGATTTCTAATAGAACAAGTTTGCCGTCTGGGTGGTTTACTTGGCGAAAAGAAAAGGTGATGCGCGGTGTAAGCATTTGTGACAGCCACATAGCTAAAACCTGATTGCCTTTAGTTTGAGTTTCGGGATTAAAAGTGGTGCCAACAATTTTTTGAGTGCCGTCCTCTACACCCCATAGCACATAAGCAAAATCTTTTTCTTGAATACGTGCTACATTAGATAGTGCAGAACATAGCTTACCGATCATTTCTGGTGATGCATTATTATGCTTAAATTCTACACACCCGTTTTCAGTATTTCCAGATAGTAACTCATCTATCAATACAATGTCTCTGCGCATCTGTTGGTTTAAATCACTCATATAGCACTTTCCTCTTTAATTAACTCTACCTGTACAAGCACCTTCTGTAAAAGGGTTTTTGAGGTTCTTAGGTTATTTAGTTAATTATCATTTACTTACCTGATGTTCACGACATGCATGTCGTGAACATATTATTTAGTTTCATACTCCACACCCGGCTCTGCCGCCACCTGCAATATACTTTCAGTTTCCTCTTTTATCAACTCCCCAGCAAAGGCTTTTTGTAAAATGGATTTTTTAAGGTCTTCTAAGCCATTTAGTTTAGCAGAATAATGACGAACCAATTGGTTGCGGTTATTTGATAATGCCTCAATCAATAATCTTAGCTCTCTTTGTCTTTCTACTGGTGGAAGTGGCACCGGCAGTTTCTTTAAATCACCAATAGATAAATTAGGTTGCATTAGAGTATTTACGTTATCAAGTACATAGTTGTATACTCGATTAGAGCTGAAAAAATAGAATAGATAGTCTCTGTCAACTAATTCGAGGTTGGGAACAATAGCTGCAACTCGTTGATTTAATAAAGAGTTATGATAGCTCTTTGGAACTTGGGCAACTTTTAACCCTCCTGAAATAATTGTACGAGTTAGTGCCAAAACTAAGTCGCCCTCATGAACTTTTACTTTTGAATATTCTTCTAAATATGAAGAAGGTAAGTTATTTGAGGAATCCTCCACAAATTCCATGATTCCAACATTGGTGATCTTAATTGCCTTTATATCATTCTCAGCTGAAAAATCTTTGCTCTTAAAGCTGTAGCCGTTTATTACTTCAGTTATATCCTCAATACTCTTCTCCTCCCAACCATCACCGTCCTGTCCTGAGCCTGTCGAAGGGTGGCTAAATATTTCATTGAGCTTGGATTGAAAAAGCTCTTTAGCGTTTTGGATGTTCTTTTCAATATTGGCCTTGGCCTGGTCTATAGCCGCAAAGGCTTTGTCCAGTATCGCCACGATTTGTTTTTGCTCGGTGAGGGGTGGGATGGGAACAGGGAATTTTCTAACTGTTCCAACGTTAAGATTTCCAACACCTGAACTGGTGATGCTGTTTGTAGCAAGAGTTTTAACTTCATGAGAATTGAGATAATACTTTAAGAAGTAACTGCTTAATATATCCTTTTTAGGTTTAATTAAGGTTAAACTAACGAATATGCTGAATTCAATCTCCTCTTCAATAACTGCCGCTTCACCGTAACTTCCTACACGAGTATAGAGTATATCTCCAACTAAAGGTTTATTTTTCTTTGTTAGTTCGTGATGATTTTCCTCAGTTATACAATTGTAATCTTCATAAATAATCCGCCCTTCTTTTACATTCTTTGCAGACAAAAATGGAACTCCATCATCAACATATTTCGGTCTTGCCGCAACCCCGCATGTAATAAGGTTGCATGCCTCAAGCATTGTTATTCTTTTCCAGCCCTCTTTCATATCAATTCTTTAATTGATTGAAGAATTGAATTGGTTTCTGCATCCAGCATTTCCATTTCTGCTAAAATTTCAGCTGGCGCACGTAGCGGAGCTTCTTCAGGTGTGTTGGGGTTTTTTACGCTAAGGTCTGCCGTTGCTTCGTCAATGTCTGCTACTTTCAGATTCCAGCTTTTTTCAGTTTCCTCTTGTGTTTTCTGTAACTCTACAAACTCCGCCATGTCCTTGTCGTTCAGTGGGTTGGTTTTACCCATGTTTCGGCCGGGGTCAAGCTGGTAGTACCATATCTTTTTGGTGGGTTCACCCTTTTGAAAAAAGAGTACCACCGTTTTTACACCTGCTCCCAAAAAAGTGCCGCCCGGCATATCCAAAATGGTGTGCAGGTTACAGCTATCCAACAGCAATTTGCGCAAAGCAACGGCTGCGTTGTCTGTGTTGCTCAGCACTGTGTTTTTAATAACAACGGCTGCACGGCCACCCGTTTTCAGGCTCTTAATAAAGTGCTGCATAAACAGGAAAGCGGTTTCTCCCGTTTTTATGTCAAAGTTTTGCTGCACCTCGGGGCGTTCCTTACCACCAAACGGTGGGTTGGCCAGTATTACGTGGTAGCGGTTTTTCTCCTGTATGTCGCGTATGTTTTCGCCCAGCGTATTGGTGTGTATAATGTTGGGCGCCTCTATGCCGTGCAGTATCATGTTCATAATACCAATCACATAGGCCAGGTTCTTTTTTTCCTTTCCGTAAAGGGTGTTTTCTTGTAGGGTTTTCAGGTTGTCGGTGGTCTTTTCCATGCGCTCATACATATAGTCGTATGCTTCGCAGAGGAAGCCGCAAGAACCGGCCGCACCATCATAAATCTTTTCGCCAATTTGTGGGTCAATCACATTTATCATGGCCCTAATCAATGGGCGAGGCGTATAATATTGGCCACCGTTGCGGCCCGCATTGCCCATGTTTTTAATCTTGCTTTCGTACAAGTGGCTCAGCTCATGCTTATCCTTTGAAGAGCGAAACGGCAGTGCATCGGCATATTCTAAAATCTCACGTAGGTTGTAACCACTCTGTATTTTGTTTTTAAGCTCAGAGAAGATTTCGCCAATCTTGTATTCAATAGTTTGAGCATTATCTGCGGTCTGCTTAAATTTTGCCAAATACGGGAAAAGCTGTCCATCTACAAAGGCCACTAAGTCTGGCCCGGTCATAGCTACATGATGATCCAACTTTCCATCTGCATCTTTGGGCATGGCCCAATTAGCCCAGCGAAATTCTTCATTCAGAATATAACTGTATTCTTCGCCACGCAGCTCAGCTTCATCGGCTTTGTCCTGTTCAAGTTCATCCAGGTATCTCAGGAACATTACCCATGAGGTTTGTCCTATATAATCCAGTTCACTATCCGCTCCTGAATCTTTGTACAGGAGGTCATCTATATTTTTGAATGTTTGTTCAAACATTTAATCTTGTATTTGGGGAAAGGCAAATCTAAGGGATAGCCTTTAAAATTAAGGGTATTAATAAGCAGCGGTTTTGCGGGGTCATTTAGCTATCTCATAGTAGCGACAGAAAATCTCCGACCTTCATAAAATCGTATGTGTTTATTTACTTCATACTTGGTTTGAAGTTAATAGGTATAAGATTTTTGATAAATGTCAATTTTAAAAATAAGAGAGGATGAAGAAGTTACTTGCGGTTTTAGCGGTTTTGGTAGTGTTTGCTTTTGCGAATAAAGGTGATGAAATAAAATATCTAGCCTTGGGAGATAGTTACACCATTGGCACCGCCATTGGAAAACAAAATGCCTACCCCGTTCTTCTAGTTGATTCAATGAAAAAAGGGATTCCAAATTTTTATGCAGACCTTGATGTGATTGCTGAAAACGGATGGACCACTCGTGATTTGCTTAATGGAATAGCGAAAGAAAACCCGAAGGGGCCTTATGATATGGTGTCTTTGCTAATTGGAGTAAACAATCAATATCAGCATTTGAGTAAATCGCAGTATAAAACTGAATTTACCCAGCTATTAGAAAAAAGTATAGCCTTAGCAGGAGGAAAAAAGGAGAATGTATTTGTGATAAGTATTCCTGATTATGGAGTGTGCACAGTGGCGGTAGAGAACATGAAAAGTATATCTCCCGATATTGATGCTTTTAATGAAATCAACAAATCCGTAGCTGAGGAATATAATGTAAGCTACGTTGACATTACAGAAATCAGTAGAACGGCAAAAGGAAATGAAAGTCTCATTGCTTCAGATGGCCTACATTTTTCTTCAAAAATGCATGAGCTTTGGGTGCGGGAAATAATGAGTGAATATTTGTTGGAGAGATTTTAGCTTCAACTAGTGAATTGAGTTTTCCTTTTTACTTCAAGCCCACTTTTGCACTAATGTCGGTTTGAAGCTTTTTGAGGTCAACTTTGGTATTTACCTTATCACGCCACTTATATACCCATGATTTTTCCGAATAGGCTCGGTGCTTATTTTTGAGGTATGCCCTGTAGTTGTGAATATCCGTTTTTTGCAGGGCACTTAGTGTGTTTTCTGAAGGGTGTATTTCTTCAAGATTTAATGTGTCTACCTGACTTATAGAATCGACAAATGCAATGGTTGGGCTTATTACATATTTGATTGATTCAGAATTGAATTTTGCCGTGTCCGAGCCTAAGATGATGAGGTTTCGTTTTTCAAGAAACTGGAGCATCACATTATAATCTTCGGTAAACTGATAAGGGTTTACTATTTCTGATTTGTTTACAAACCAATGCTTTACCGTATCAAAAGCAGGAGGGGCAAAAGTGGAATCACTTACGGCCCAGCGAGCTTCGGAGGTGACCTTTGAATAGTTTTTCTCACTAATTACACTATCCCTTATAATTGGGAAAAGCTGATATGTGAAGTAGTTGAACGGAACTTCGGTGGAGTCTTTCATTCTGATATTTAGCTGGCACAGCTTGAAGAGTAAATCCTGAAACTGGATTTCGTAGGCACTTTTTAAAATTTCCCTCTTTGTGGTGTCTATCTTATGGCGGTACTCTTTTTCTATCACATTAATAAAAGTCATTTCTGCATAATCGATGATGCCGTCACTGGCTATTTGGTCATAATATTCTTTCTCCAAATCATCATGAAACCGAACCTCCATTACCTCACGATCGAGGATTAGAGAAAAGAAACTTTTCATCACTTCCTCGCCATATCGCTGTGCTTCTTCGAGTATTCCAGCTTCCAGAGCCGAAGCTTTCAATTTATCACGGCAGTATGATTTTACTTTTACAGCATCCAAAAAATTAGCTTTTCGCCCGGATTGCACGATGTCAAAACCAGGTACAGCTTGCTGCGGGATAAACCAAGGGTTGATATCGTAATTTAAAATTGTGGGCGTGACACCAAAAATGTGAAGTATGTTCTTGCTTTCATCAAAGCGAAAGTTCCTCTCGGTAAGTGTGCTAAAATTAAATCCGGCTTTAACCGATCCACGCCCAATCATAGCCAACTGCTCGCGGTTTTTTATTTCTTCTTCGGTTATATTGTAGTAGAAGCTGGAGAAATTAGACCTATCGCTAAACCCTTGATTTCGGTATATTCTGAATTCACTAGTGTCTAAAGTGGCATGTTTTAGCACAATCTCATCGTAAAGGTTTTCCAGCCGCTTGGTGCGAAATTTTTCTCTCTTCTTCTCCTTTTTGAATTGATTTAAGTTTTCGGATACTGGTTCACTAATCTCTCTTTCAACGGCAAAAAGGAGAATTATATCAAGGGTGTCGTTGAGAAATGTTTCAAACTTACTGCCGCTATATTCCCGGCCATATTCCTCCTCAATTTTTTTGAGTGCATCCCTTCGCCCTTGTCTTTCGGCCTGTTTTCGCTTCCTGTTGTTTTTGGCTTTGCTTACAGGAATCAGGACAAACTCTTCATAAGATTGGAAAATATCTTCTTTTAACTTTTGGTAGTACAAGTCTCCTTTATCAGCAAGGTCATCTTCTTTCAATAAGTTTAAACGCGCCTCACCAAGAGAAGCTACCACCTCTCCATAGTATTGAGCAGTTACCAATTCACCGATTTTCTTTACCTCCATCACCATGTTGGTGGTGGGTTTAAATTCTATTCCCTTCCCAAACACATTGAACGGATTCCAAATAAAAACTAAAACGATTAGGGCAACAATGAGTATCGCATCCAGAATGACTTTCCAATATTTAGATATCAGCGTAATCATAAGGTGGTTTCAAGGTTTACTTCATCCACGATAAGGCTGTCATTCTTAAAGTTGATGTGAATTTCGTTATAGCCCAACGAGGACAAAAGCCGCGTTAAGAGGATGCGGGTATTTTTTTGTGTAGTTTCTACAATGCCAATGTATTTCAGATTATTTCTGATGTCTAGCTCGGCTTCCCTAAAAAAGTGCTCCTGTTCTTCAATGGAAATTTTATTCAAAAATTGATTGGGGTCTGATATCAAAGAGTCCAGATAAAAGCTTTCGGGAGGGTAGGAAAAGTTGACGACTTTAACGGGAGGAAGCATAATACTGATAATGTCGCCATCAATCTCAATATCCTCTTTTCTCAGTCGGCCGAGCTCAATGCCTGTCTTTATTTTGGCTTGTGAATAAGCTAAAAACCGCGCTTCATTTAGTTTAAAAACCCAGGCTATTTTTTTTGTTTTCGTACCATGTACAAGCTTGTTTACGGTAAATTCGGTAGTGGCTAATTCCGATGCTTTTTGAATTTTGCCCACCACCAAGCCTCGCTTATCTTCTTTACAGGAAATGAAAAGCAGTGAAGAAATTAATATAATCAGATATGGCTTAAGAAAAGCGCTCATAAGCCCGTTTTAGCTTGGTGTCGTAGTTATTCTCTTTGTAGCCTTTTCCATTATAGCCGTAGGCAAATTTGTCCCAGTCAAGCTGTGATGGGTCATTGCCACTCAGGTAATTGACCAGAGGCATAGCCATTCCGTCTTCGTTTTTCACCGTTTTGGTGGTGATTAAAGCGATGAAGTCCAGCAAATGATAATACTCTGAATTGTCCTGTTTATCATAAAAATCATCCACATCCTTGTAATACAAGTCGGGTGCTTTTTGATGAAGTTCATTGTTGGGGTCGAATAGGCGCGACTTAATGTAGTGCTCGAGGTTTTCACCAAGAATTTGAAACTTGCCCCAGGAAGCGCTGTATATCGCAGCTTTCTTATCAATATTCATTGCTTTCTGTAATCGGTCATATTCGCCTTTCCCGCCTTTGTAGTGGGCACGGGTCCACTTTTCGTAAAGTATGTCTTCGTTTCCTTTTACGAGGTCAGCAGGGTTTTTTCCTGCCTGCTTTAGCCAATGCCAAAACTTATGTCCTTCAAAAAGGATCTTGGCGCGGCCATCATCCAGCAGTCCTGAGCCGCTGGATTCAACTTCTACTACAGCGCGTATCACAGCTTCCTGCACAATGTAGCCTTGCTCTAGCAGAGTGTCCACAGCTTTTGCAAAATCCTTTTCCGTTAGGGTTTTGCTCATTTCATTATCCATTATCTGTGGATAGTCAGCTTTGAGGGATTCCGCCTGTTTTACTTCAATTTCCTTTGCTTCAAAGGGATTTGCATTTTGAAGCATACTCTTAAGGGCACTTGGAGCTTCAAAAGATAAATTACCGCTTTGTGGTTCGGCTGGTGCTCCCGATACTGCGGCAGAGGGCTGCTCATGCATCTCAAAATCCATGTCATCCATTTCTATCTCATCAGGCACGCTGGAAGCTGGTTTTGTGCCACCTCTATTTTGCTGAAAACCTTCTTCACGGCTGGAGTTCCAGCGCTTGGATAAATAGCGCATACTGCTGTCGCCAAAGTAAAAGGCAATCATCATCAAGAAAGCCGTTTTGAAAAATTCGTAGTGGTCCCAAAAGAAACTATCAGGATTGATTTCAGCATTTAGGCCCATTCCGGTAACGGTAAGAGCAATGGCACCAAACAAAAGTGTAAAAGCTATCATCCCACGAACAGTGCCCGGAGGTAAGCCAAAAGTTTGGCTGCGGTATGGGTTGTTCTTTGGCCCTTGGTCGGAGCCTTCAATAATAGGGATACCTAAAGATTTGTCTTGTCTTGCCTTAAAAATACGCCCCCAGTCTTTGTCGGTAAGGCCATAATTAATGTTGTAGAAATAGAGAGCCCACACAAAGTATCGCAGAAAAATAACGGACCAAATAATCATAATCATAAGGGCCGTGGCTTTGTGAAGGGAGCCATCATCACCCTCAATTACCATTAGGGTAGCTCCGGCAAAACCTACTACTAGAAGTATAACTCCCATCAGGTTTATGCCAACAAAGAAAACTTTACGATAAGGATTTTGACCATTATTAAGGTCTGCATCAGGACTATATTTAAATCGGTCATACCAGAGCATGATAGCTTTGTAGCAAACCCATGAGAGTACAACAAGTGATACAATTGAAGAGGAAAACTCTAAGAAGTCAAACTTCCATATTAGCCCTGAGGCAATGATGACGATAAGTAAAATGGCAGTTCCTATCATCCATAGCTTGAGGCGGGATTTAAGCCAGATTACATCTGCTTCTTTTAGTTTATCAATATTAGTTGTGCTATTTTTTTGGTCATTGGTCATGGCTAGTCTATTATAAGTGCTTCACTATGTTTTGTGATGGAGGCAATCCAGGTCTCATCTTTTATACATATTCGTACTTGCTCTTCGCGGTCAAGTACTTTTTTTATCTGTAAATAAAATCGCTTGTAGGCTTGCTGCGAGTGCGTTACCATTAGCTGGCTATCTTTTGCTCCAATGCCATCGGCCAGCAGTATGCAGCCATCGGTATCTTTATGGTAGTTGCCTACATGTATGTAAATGCCTTCATAATCAGGCACGTTTTTTAGATGCAAATGGTATTCAAACCAAGGATATTTATCGCGGTACTTTTGGGTGAGTCCAGTGAGTGATTTGTTGAACCCTAGTTTGTAAGTACCTTTTGGAATGCGTGTTTGGCCGGCTATCTTCGTTTCGCGAAAGGTATCTTCTAAAGTATAGCAGTAGAATTTACCATTATAAAAAAGCAAACCTAAGGTGGTGTCACCATCATCTACATAGCGTAAAAGCGTGATGGTGGTTCCTTCAAAATCATCAGGTACCTCTTGGGGTGATAATAACTTGCTTTCCAGCTCCGAAATGCGAGCCGTTAGTTTAGATTTTTCACTTTGCCAGCTTTTTTTTAGGACTGCAAGTTGTTGTGTGTATTCCTTATTGTCCTCTGTTTTTGAATCTTTCTGCTCATCAGGCTTATTGAAAAGTCCCTTTGCCCAATCGATACCCTTTTTGATAAGCGTTACTATTACACCGGCTAATCCTATTAGCCATAGCCATACTTTTTCAATAACTTCAGGGTTGAAAATAAATAACAAAACACCTAGTGTTACGAGCGCAACAAGGAGAAGAAATAGGATTCTCTTCATGGTGTTTGGTTTTAGGTGGTATGGTTAGGTTATTAGTAGTTAATCTTCTGGTTGAGATAAACTTAACTACAATTCTAATATCGTTAATTTTTTTTAGACAATGGTTTGTGAAAAGTAAAAGCCGTAAAAGGTTAATATTCCTGTTTTTACAGAATTTTTCTAAGGTGCCTACCCTAGATGATTTTGTATGCGTGCCTAGTAATAATAAGGGTTTCAGGCTTGTTGTGAGTCTTGAATTTTACTAACCTTGTAGTATAACTAACTCTTAATACGAATTATGAAAAGAAAATTACTAACACTATTATGCCTCGCAGGCTTGCACTTATCGGCACAGAATGCTCTGAATTTTGACGGAGTAGACGATTATATTTCGAGCAGTTTTTCAGGTATTTCAGGAACTTCAGCCCGAACTGTGGAAGCCTGGGTAAGAACCACCGCGAATACGGTTCCTGCGAATGGTGGTAAACAAAAAGTGATACTTGATTGGGGTGCGGCTTCGCCACTTGGTTCCAGATTTACATTTAATGTATTGTTTAACGGTGCCATTAGGGTAGAAGTTGGAGGGAATGGATTGAGTGGAAACATTGATGTTACCGATGGGCAATGGCATCATGTTGCTGCTGTCTACGATCCATCTTCCACCAACCCCCTTAAACTTTACGTAGATGGAGTATTGGATGTTTCGGGAAATTTCACAGGAGTAACGATGAATACTCTTTCTGGGAATTTTGCCATAGGGAGACGTGTAGATGGAGTAAATACTTTTGAAGGAGATATTGACGAGGTAAAAGTTTGGAATGTAGCTCGAAGTCTATCCAATATCGTGGCTGATACTGCTGCCGAATACTGTACACTTCCAACTGACTTGGTGGCTTATTATAGATTTAATGAAGGCACAGCTGGTGGAGCAAACAGTGGGAAAACCAGTGCTTATGAAGATGTGGCCATGGCTAACGGTGTGTTGCATAATTTTTCACTTAGTGGAAGTTCTTCTAACTGGGTGAATGGTGCAAACATTACTGCTCAGGGAGCCAGTTTTGTATCCGTTACTGCCAGTGCTTGCAATCAGTATATCAGCCCAACAGGTATGACGTATGACTCGTCAGGTGTATATTTAGATACCTTGCAAAATGTTTATTCTTGTGATTCGGTAATCGAAACTACACTTACCGTAAAGTATGTGGATGTGAGTGTAACTGCTACTGGTACCGATTTAACAGCCAATCGAACCAATGCTACCTACAGGTGGATGGATTGTAATGATAATTACAAGTTGGTACCTGGTGGAACTCGTCAAACCTTGACACCTCCAGACCCCAATGGAAGTTATGCAGTATCTGTGGACTATGGTGGCTGCAAAGACACCTCTGCATGTTATAGTTTAGATGGTGTCGGGCTTTTCGAAAATGAGGTTTCTACTCTAAAATTGTTTCCAAATCCAACTAAGGGAATTGTGAAAGTTTCGCACCAATCTATTGGAACCGGTAAGCTGGCGGTGTTTAGCGTAACAGGTCAGATGATTTTAACCTTCGAGGATTTAGGTAATGGAGAAACAGAAATTGACCTTTCTTCTCAATCTAAAGGAATTTACTTCATAAAGCTTGAAGCCGAAGGGGAGACTTTCGTGGAGAGATTGATTTTGGATTAAA from Owenweeksia hongkongensis DSM 17368 encodes the following:
- a CDS encoding class I SAM-dependent DNA methyltransferase, translating into MFEQTFKNIDDLLYKDSGADSELDYIGQTSWVMFLRYLDELEQDKADEAELRGEEYSYILNEEFRWANWAMPKDADGKLDHHVAMTGPDLVAFVDGQLFPYLAKFKQTADNAQTIEYKIGEIFSELKNKIQSGYNLREILEYADALPFRSSKDKHELSHLYESKIKNMGNAGRNGGQYYTPRPLIRAMINVIDPQIGEKIYDGAAGSCGFLCEAYDYMYERMEKTTDNLKTLQENTLYGKEKKNLAYVIGIMNMILHGIEAPNIIHTNTLGENIRDIQEKNRYHVILANPPFGGKERPEVQQNFDIKTGETAFLFMQHFIKSLKTGGRAAVVIKNTVLSNTDNAAVALRKLLLDSCNLHTILDMPGGTFLGAGVKTVVLFFQKGEPTKKIWYYQLDPGRNMGKTNPLNDKDMAEFVELQKTQEETEKSWNLKVADIDEATADLSVKNPNTPEEAPLRAPAEILAEMEMLDAETNSILQSIKELI
- a CDS encoding DUF4230 domain-containing protein, which translates into the protein MITLISKYWKVILDAILIVALIVLVFIWNPFNVFGKGIEFKPTTNMVMEVKKIGELVTAQYYGEVVASLGEARLNLLKEDDLADKGDLYYQKLKEDIFQSYEEFVLIPVSKAKNNRKRKQAERQGRRDALKKIEEEYGREYSGSKFETFLNDTLDIILLFAVEREISEPVSENLNQFKKEKKREKFRTKRLENLYDEIVLKHATLDTSEFRIYRNQGFSDRSNFSSFYYNITEEEIKNREQLAMIGRGSVKAGFNFSTLTERNFRFDESKNILHIFGVTPTILNYDINPWFIPQQAVPGFDIVQSGRKANFLDAVKVKSYCRDKLKASALEAGILEEAQRYGEEVMKSFFSLILDREVMEVRFHDDLEKEYYDQIASDGIIDYAEMTFINVIEKEYRHKIDTTKREILKSAYEIQFQDLLFKLCQLNIRMKDSTEVPFNYFTYQLFPIIRDSVISEKNYSKVTSEARWAVSDSTFAPPAFDTVKHWFVNKSEIVNPYQFTEDYNVMLQFLEKRNLIILGSDTAKFNSESIKYVISPTIAFVDSISQVDTLNLEEIHPSENTLSALQKTDIHNYRAYLKNKHRAYSEKSWVYKWRDKVNTKVDLKKLQTDISAKVGLK
- a CDS encoding SGNH/GDSL hydrolase family protein, producing the protein MKKLLAVLAVLVVFAFANKGDEIKYLALGDSYTIGTAIGKQNAYPVLLVDSMKKGIPNFYADLDVIAENGWTTRDLLNGIAKENPKGPYDMVSLLIGVNNQYQHLSKSQYKTEFTQLLEKSIALAGGKKENVFVISIPDYGVCTVAVENMKSISPDIDAFNEINKSVAEEYNVSYVDITEISRTAKGNESLIASDGLHFSSKMHELWVREIMSEYLLERF
- a CDS encoding restriction endonuclease subunit S produces the protein MKEGWKRITMLEACNLITCGVAARPKYVDDGVPFLSAKNVKEGRIIYEDYNCITEENHHELTKKNKPLVGDILYTRVGSYGEAAVIEEEIEFSIFVSLTLIKPKKDILSSYFLKYYLNSHEVKTLATNSITSSGVGNLNVGTVRKFPVPIPPLTEQKQIVAILDKAFAAIDQAKANIEKNIQNAKELFQSKLNEIFSHPSTGSGQDGDGWEEKSIEDITEVINGYSFKSKDFSAENDIKAIKITNVGIMEFVEDSSNNLPSSYLEEYSKVKVHEGDLVLALTRTIISGGLKVAQVPKSYHNSLLNQRVAAIVPNLELVDRDYLFYFFSSNRVYNYVLDNVNTLMQPNLSIGDLKKLPVPLPPVERQRELRLLIEALSNNRNQLVRHYSAKLNGLEDLKKSILQKAFAGELIKEETESILQVAAEPGVEYETK
- a CDS encoding ATP-binding protein, producing MSDLNQQMRRDIVLIDELLSGNTENGCVEFKHNNASPEMIGKLCSALSNVARIQEKDFAYVLWGVEDGTQKIVGTTFNPETQTKGNQVLAMWLSQMLTPRITFSFRQVNHPDGKLVLLEIPATHTTPVEFERTAYLRIGSATPRLSDYPEHYQKLINSLRSYNWEKAVAKSFVTADEVVKLIDYPSYFKLTKQNLPENRSGILERLAADAIINKDVGGHWNITNLGAILFAENLEDFGSAHSRKGIRFVAYDGDNRASTVKQRIDGKKGYANAFSGIVSYINNLLPVNEHIGSTQRNQQLLFPEIAIRETIANALIHQDMTISGTGPLVELFDTRLEITNPGKSLVQTDRMIDLPPRSRNEALASLMRRMGMCEEQGTGLDKVIMSVEVNQLPPPKFQEMDHSMRVILFAPRTFADMTVSERTRACYQHSIMKYLEGAKMKNSTLCERFGIEKHNAAQASAVIKKALDNKLIKAADPEHPRGGYEPIWA